In candidate division WOR-3 bacterium, the genomic window CAGCATTCCACCCTCGATGCGTGCGACAGTATAGACAAAAAAACCTGTACCGAGAGCACCAAGGAAGGCGAGAACCGGGCTTATCGTGCCAAACACCAGGATCCCGACAGACGCGCCCAGCGCCGCGCCGGATGCAGAACCCAGCGTGTATGGTTCGACCAGTGGATTGCCGAACAGTCCCTGGAGCAGGCAGCCGCAGAACGCAAGCACGCCGCCGGCGAAGACGCCGAGTATGACCCGCCATATGCGCAATTGCAGAATCTGCGCGTCGAGCGGTGTCGGTCCGACAAGGATACCGGCCGCAATGGCCGCAAGGAAGACAATGATAATCAGTCCTGTTTTAGTCATTGATTATTTTGCTCAGTCTTTTGAAACCGTCGATCAATCTCGGGCCGGGGCGCATGAAATGATCAGGATCAAGATCATCATAGACGCGTCCGCTTTGTATTGCCTGGATGTTTTGCCAACCGGTGCGTCCAGTTATTCCTTCCGGGTGCAGCACGATGATGATCTCAGGGTCTCTGGCTATGACCGATTCCTGAGTGACTACGGGATAGTCCCGGTTCAGGTCGGCAAAGATATTGATGCCGCCCGCGTCATGAATCAGACTGTTCAGGAATGTGGCTGAGCCAACCGTGATCAAGGGCCGGGGTGAAATTTCAATGTACACTCTTTTTCGTTCATCCGGCGTCACCGATTTGAGATTGTATTTCATATATGATATCAGGGAATCGGCTGCTTTCTGCATTTTGATCTCCCTACCAAGCGCCGACAATTCATCATACATTTCGGAAAGAGATGCGGGCGACGATACAAAGGTTTTGATCTTCAATTTGTCGAGTTCTCTCTTGATTCGTCCCTGCTCAGGCAGGTTGACGATCACCAGGTCGGGTTTAAGCCCGACGATTCGTTCAATCGAAGGGTTTGAGAAATCACCGACTTTCGTGATTTTTTTTGCGTCCTCTGGAAAATCGCAGAATGTAGTAACACCGACGATTTTGTCACCGGCACCGAGACTGAATAGTATCTCGGTCATGGCCGGGGACAATGAAACTATCCGGTAAGTATGTCCGATCTCATTCTGAGCACAGGACGTGAAATACAAAAAAAAGATACCTGTGAGTAGAAACGCCTTTCGCATGGATTAATACATTTAAGAAGGTTACTTCTGCTTAGGCTTTTTTTCTCTGCCGGCGAGATATTTATCCCAGTATTTAGTGTGATCAGCCCCTTTAAGGTTTTCTCCACCCTGCTTTTTTACATAATCCGAGAAGTTAGAGAACACCTTGATTTCATGAACGTAGTTCCAGTAGGTAAGAAGCAGTCCGATGAAGATTACGTAAGCGAGCAGGAACAGCGATCCATAACCTAAGGCAATGGAAAATATCAGCGCACAGAGACTGAGGTAAAAATGCCGGATTTTGCATATATCGTTCAGCTTTTTCCGGAAGGCCAATTGTCGCAGATATATTGACAAGATCAGCGCCAAAACACCGAGAATGTTAACGAATGGGTAAAATCCGACCCGATTCTTTGGCCACCAGATGATAGTAGCGATACCGATCACAAAAGAGGAGTAGAAAAACAGAGCGAACAGGGCGCGTGACAGCCAGAAATAAAGGACATCCGGGATGAGTCCCGATTGGAAAAAGAGGTTCTTGTTGTAGTATTCATAAGCAAGCCAGACGACGAGGATCATGGTATAGACATAAGGCACTAACCAGTTATTGAAAGGTTTGAGACAATTATAGAAAAATAGTCCTGCATAAAGGACAGCGAATATTACCCAGGCAAGTCTCTTCCAATTAATCTTCATTCTTTTTCCTTCCATAATAGTAATCGAACATATGATTTCCTGCTTTTTCATCGGGTACGAGCACTGTGTTTGTTTGCTTTATGTTACCCCAAGTCAGGCAGCCGGTGGATTTGCAGAACTCAGTAATTTGTTCACGCTCCATTTCGGCCTTTCTGAATTTCAGCTCAAATGAAACACTTTCCATTAAGGTGCGCAGGCTCATCATATCTGTTTCTTCATTTCTGAGAAAAAGTTCTTCCGGATATATGATGCCATCCAATTCTTCCTTCTGCGCAACACTTGAAAGAACGTGGTCAGCGATTCGGCCGCCAAGCCGGATCTCCGTGTTCAATTCCCTGTCTATCCTCCGTCTGAAGTCGCGTATCAGTCGCACCCGGCCCGTATCATCTTGTGCATTGATCATCGATACGCTGGTATCGGACAGTGTTCTCTGGTCGATCTTGAATTTGATAATGGATGGTGGCATGTTGAGGAGCGGCGTGTCGATGACCCAGAGTATGTCGCTGCGTTCCCTGAGCAACGATAGTCGCACCTGGTCTTCCATGGTCAGTGAATCCTCCGCACTGCAAATCATGGCGAATCGAATTCCGCCGAAATTCTTTATTGCATATCCCATTGACTTCGAAATGGGGAAATAATCGTCACCGTATACCAGGGTGTCGCCAATTACGAAATCAAAACCGAGTCCGCTCATCAACTCGTGCAGACCCGTTTGTTGCAGAAAATACTCCATGTAAGGTGGTTCTGTTAATGTGTGGGCGATTTTGATTACATCCTGGTCTGTTACTCTTGCGCTGAACGGATTATCTCGATTGATGTCTTCCCACATGGAACCGATATAAACGACATCGATGCTGCGGACTCTGGGTGATACACCGGCCATGCATGAGAGCGATATAAGAAGGGCGGTTGCAAGCAGCAGACGCAATTTCACGGGCTATTATAACACGTATCAGATGCATGTCAAGTGAGGGTATGTCACGGTCCAGAGTTTATCTGTCAGCTGCTTTTCGAGTGAGCGCTGCGAATCGAGAACAAAATCGGGATGTGCTCGCGCCTTCAGCGTCATTGCGAGCTCTGCGCAGCAGAGCGAAGCAATCACACCCTGTGAAACGTAGGGCAAGGCTTGGGTCTTGCATGAACAGACTGTAATACTGAAGGTTTGTCTTATCTAGGGATTATCGCTGTTGTCTAGTTCACTGTCCGGCTCGAGTTCCTGGTGCTCTTCGAGGAATTTCTTGATGTATTCCGCAGCTTCTTGAGCGTCTTTTTCGTCTACCATGACATCGCCCCACCCGCCTTTCATTATTTTGGGCAGTCCGTCGAGCCAGGATGTTTCGAATCGACGAGTGATCGCTTTTATGTCCTTACCGGCGAGCATTTCCTTTATCGTGATGGCGATAAACTCATCCGGTGCAACATAAATACTCTTGAGCATGGGTGATTGTAACCGGAAAACCGACTGTGTCAATGCGGGAAGTCAGGCGTTCGACAATATGCTCGTTTTGTTGAAGTTGCGAAGAAGAGTGCGTTTCTGTCGCCGCAGGCATTGACCCACAGCATACATCATCTATAATAGTATATGAAGGATGCAGTAGCGGTTGTGCTCAAGAAGGGGGATAAGTATCTGCTCATCAGGCGGGCAAAGCACGGCACGGCCGAGGACTACTGGTGCCCGATAACCGGCGCGGTTGAGGACGGCGAGACGCATGCCCAGGCCGTAATACGCGAGGCAAAAGAGGAGATGGGTATTGTTGTAGAACCAATTCGAAAGGTTTGGGAGTGTCCAACAAATGATAGAGAATATCTTTTGCACTGGTGGCACGCGAAGCTCCTGTGCGACGAAATTTCTGCGGATCCGAGCGAAGTGAAGGAGTACCGCTGGCTTACTTACCGCGAGATGCAGGATCTAGCCAAGATGTTTGATGCCGACCGAATTTTTTTTAAGGATATCGCAGCTGGACTGCCCGATTCATGAGGCGCGTCGGTCCGGCGTCATGACCGCCGCGCCATCTGAACTATTTTGCACTCACCACTGGCGTGTACATGTCGATCCTTTCGGTAAAACCAAGTAACAGACGGTCACCTGTTTTTCGAAACGTGAAATAATCCTTTGCCCCCTCATAGGTGGCACTATCAAGTATTATGTTCACGTTGTGATCCCGGCAGAGTTCGGCCAGTTGCGTCGCGAGGGTCACGTGCTTGCCGATGAGCGTGTACATTTTTTTTGCAGCACGCGCCACATTGCCGACAAGAATTGTTCCCGTGCTTATCCCGATATCTATCTCGATCAAAAAATCGAGGGCGTGACGCCACTTCACGCTGATATCATTGACCTTGTTTTGGACATTCAGTGCACAGATAACAGCGTGTCTAGGATTATCCTCTTCGGCGTTCGGACTGGCAAACATGAGGCGCAGTTCATCACCGGCAACATTGGCAAGGGAACCGTGGTATTTTACCGCGGCGTTAACTACGGTTTCGGCGCAGTCACAGACGAATTCGTGCGTTTCTTTCAGCGTGAGAATGTTGACGATGCGTGCGAAGTCGCGGACCCGTGCGAACAGCAATGTTGCATTGACCTGTTTACTTGGAGCATCCATGCAATTACTTGACCTGCAGCAGCGGGATGAAGCTTTTGTCGTAGGGAGCTATCAATATCGTATTGTTCGGTGATTCGTACAGATTCTTCAGATTCTCCAAATATTTCCAGGAGAGATATGCCCGTCCCCGTTCACCGATGAGTGATTTCGCTATTATATCCTGAGCTTCGGCGATGCCACTTGCTTCGATCTTTTTTCGCTCCGCTTCTTTCTGTTCCTTCTGCAGGACAAACTGCATTTTCTGGGCTTCTTGTTCGGCTTCGAGTTTGACCTCGATGGCGTTCTTTACTTTGGCGGGCAGGCTAATATTCCTGAGTAAGACCTTTTCCAGGGCAATGCCTCTATCGGAAAAGTCCTTTTCCAATGACTTTGTGATCTCATTCTGCACTTCTTCCCGTCTGTCCGAGTAGATCTCGACAGCCATATACTTTACCGAGGTATTTCTGATCGCAGTCCGGGCAGCAGGACGGACGATCTTGTCAATATAGTCACTCCCGATCTTCTGGAAAACATTTGCTGCTTCGGATTTCAGCAAATGGTACCAGACAGTCAGGTCCATCTTCACCTCGAGCCCGTCCCGAGTCAAGACTATGATTGCATCATCACCGTAGAGCTGTCCCTCCTCAGTTGCAATCGACATCGTATATGCCTGGGTTCTTATGGTCATCATCTCGAGGTCAACAAATGGATTGACTACGTTGAGACCCTCGGACAGA contains:
- a CDS encoding cobalamin-binding protein, whose translation is MRKAFLLTGIFFLYFTSCAQNEIGHTYRIVSLSPAMTEILFSLGAGDKIVGVTTFCDFPEDAKKITKVGDFSNPSIERIVGLKPDLVIVNLPEQGRIKRELDKLKIKTFVSSPASLSEMYDELSALGREIKMQKAADSLISYMKYNLKSVTPDERKRVYIEISPRPLITVGSATFLNSLIHDAGGINIFADLNRDYPVVTQESVIARDPEIIIVLHPEGITGRTGWQNIQAIQSGRVYDDLDPDHFMRPGPRLIDGFKRLSKIIND
- a CDS encoding prohibitin family protein, whose translation is MFILGILIIAGLFVFRNVYKVKPDDMRIQDKLRTRMYATLGASVLAAFLIIASVLRIVPPGSVGVQVLFGRVLTKSTLSEGLNVVNPFVDLEMMTIRTQAYTMSIATEEGQLYGDDAIIVLTRDGLEVKMDLTVWYHLLKSEAANVFQKIGSDYIDKIVRPAARTAIRNTSVKYMAVEIYSDRREEVQNEITKSLEKDFSDRGIALEKVLLRNISLPAKVKNAIEVKLEAEQEAQKMQFVLQKEQKEAERKKIEASGIAEAQDIIAKSLIGERGRAYLSWKYLENLKNLYESPNNTILIAPYDKSFIPLLQVK
- a CDS encoding adenylate/guanylate cyclase domain-containing protein, with product MDAPSKQVNATLLFARVRDFARIVNILTLKETHEFVCDCAETVVNAAVKYHGSLANVAGDELRLMFASPNAEEDNPRHAVICALNVQNKVNDISVKWRHALDFLIEIDIGISTGTILVGNVARAAKKMYTLIGKHVTLATQLAELCRDHNVNIILDSATYEGAKDYFTFRKTGDRLLLGFTERIDMYTPVVSAK
- a CDS encoding NUDIX hydrolase; protein product: MKDAVAVVLKKGDKYLLIRRAKHGTAEDYWCPITGAVEDGETHAQAVIREAKEEMGIVVEPIRKVWECPTNDREYLLHWWHAKLLCDEISADPSEVKEYRWLTYREMQDLAKMFDADRIFFKDIAAGLPDS